In Carya illinoinensis cultivar Pawnee chromosome 9, C.illinoinensisPawnee_v1, whole genome shotgun sequence, the following are encoded in one genomic region:
- the LOC122276795 gene encoding uncharacterized protein LOC122276795, whose protein sequence is MSTLENPKPEDNPHHPASPYFIQPGENASSPLVPELLTTENYITWSRSMRRALNIKNKLGFLESKISKPLDSDPLFLPWERCNDMIIAWLQNSVGPDLRPMIAHAETAAEVWSDLRERFSIKNAPRIFQLTKAVSSLTQDTDSVSIYYNKLKGYWDELEVYEPMPLCTCRSVKTLMEYHHCHKVMQFLMGLQDSYDAIRAQILLSDPLPSLNRVFSLIQQEERRRQLHYAPTPAPTTMVTRGPDPRLSSSSHKERLYCSHCNISGHSLERCFKANPNLPVCSHCRIPGHTKDKCYRLNGYPSSHKNGPKSKYIANIVSLEQEQNHNGSPITQEQYSKLLALLQPSSSSTIDNTPAAVNQAQLLHSPTMSGNSSCFLTHNSTSTSSPQWILDTGATDQMVSSPNFFTHNITRVSHSVKLPNGPFNFDDD, encoded by the exons ATGTCTACTCTTGAGAACCCCAAACCCGAGGACAATCCTCATCACCCAGCCAGTCCGTATTTCATTCAGCCTGGGGAGAATGCCTCATCTCCATTAGTCCCTGAGTTACTCACCACCGAAAACTATATTACCTGGTCTCGCTCCATGCGCAGAGctctaaacataaaaaataagctCGGTTTCCTCGAGAGTAAGATTTCCAAACCTCTGGATTCAGATCCTTTGTTCCTCCCATGGGAAAGATGCAATGACATGATCATTGCATGGCTCCAAAATTCTGTTGGTCCAGATCTTCGACCCATGATTGCCCATGCCGAGACAGCAGCAGAGGTATGGAGTGATCTCCGTGAGCGCTTCTCTATAAAGAACGCTCCTCGCATTTTCCAACTCACGAAGGCCGTGTCTTCCTTAACTCAAGATACTGATTCTGTGAGCATTTATTACAATAAGCTCAAAGGGTATTGGGATGAACTCGAGGTATACGAGCCCATGCCTCTGTGTACCTGCAGATCTGTCAAGACTCTCATGGAATATCATCATTGTCACAAGGTCATGCAGTTCTTAATGGGACTTCAGGATTCCTATGATGCTATCCGTGCTCAAATACTTTTGTCTGATCCACTTCCATCATTAAACCGTGTTTTTTCTCTCATTCAACAAGAAGAGAGACGTCGGCAACTCCATTATGCACCAACACCAGCACCAACTACGATGGTCACACGAGGACCAGATCCAAGGCTTTCGTCGTCCTCACACAAGGAACGTTTATATTGCTCTCACTGCAACATTTCAGGACATTCCCTTGAGCGTTGTTTCAAAGCTAATCCCAACCTTCCAGTTTGCTCTCACTGCCGTATACCAGGCCATACCAAAGATAAATGTTATCGGTTGAATGGTTATCCTTCAAGCCACAAAAATGGCCCCAAGTCCAAATACATTGCTAATATTGTTTCTCTTGAGCAGGAGCAAAATCATAATGGCTCGCCCATTACTCAAGAACAATATAGCAAGCTTCTGGCCTTACTCCAACCATCTTCATCCTCCACCATTGACAACACACCTGCAGCTGTAAACCAAGCGCAACTTCTCCACTCCCCCACCATGTCTGGTAACAGTTCCTGTTTCTTAACACACAACAGCACAAGCACCTCATCCCCACAGTGGATTCTCGACACTGGGGCAACAGACCAGATGGTCTCCAGTCCCAATTTTTTTACACACAATATCACTCGTGTTAGTCACTCAGTTAAACTTCCCAATG GACCTTTCAACTTTGATGACGACTAG
- the LOC122275129 gene encoding non-specific lipid-transfer protein AP10-like translates to MEKKTILMASGLMMMMLLLSATTARADLCQDALTALLPCMSFLTGSNPPTPSANCCLGAKEVLNKATTSEDRKDLCVCFKKAAAQDGVKSDRAEQLPDLCKIKSPVPIKPDVDCNKL, encoded by the exons ATGGAGAAGAAAACCATTCTGATGGCCTCtgggttgatgatgatgatgttgctCCTAAGCGCAACTACTGCAAGAGCCGATCTATGCCAGGATGCATTGACAGCATTGTTACCTTGCATGTCGTTCTTGACGGGTTCTAACCCACCTACGCCCAGTGCTAATTGCTGCCTAGGTGCAAAGGAAGTGTTAAATAAAGCTACGACCTCCGAAGATCGCAAGGATCTGTGTGTCTGTTTCAAAAAAGCTGCAGCCCAGGATGGTGTTAAGTCTGATAGGGCTGAACAACTTCCCGACCTCTGTAAGATCAAAAGTCCAGTTCCTATTAAACCCGATGTGGACTGCAACAA ATTATGA
- the LOC122277677 gene encoding non-specific lipid-transfer protein 4-like produces the protein MEKQTILMASGLMMMMLILSATTTKAYLCQAALKALLPCRPFLTGSNPPAPSDSCCLGAHEVLDKATSSQDINSLCACFKNAVAQDGINSDRAEQLPNLCKVKVPFPIKPDVNCNKF, from the exons ATGGAGAAGCAAACCATTCTAATGGCCTCtgggttgatgatgatgatgttgatcCTAAGCGCAACTACTACAAAAGCTTATCTATGCCAGGCTGCATTGAAAGCTTTGCTGCCTTGCAGGCCCTTCTTGACGGGTTCTAACCCACCTGCACCTAGTGATAGTTGCTGCCTAGGCGCACACGAAGTGCTGGATAAAGCTACGAGCTCCCAAGATATCAACTCTCTATGTGCCTGTTTCAAAAACGCTGTAGCCCAGGATGGTATTAATTCTGATAGGGCTGAACAGCTTCCTAACCTCTGCAAGGTCAAAGTTCCGTTTCCTATTAAACCCGATGTGAACTGCAACAA ATTCTGA